TTCGGCTCTCGGTTCTCCGCCCGCTCGAGCGCCGTCGTGACGACGTCGCGGACGTCGCCGTGGAAGACGTCGCCGTGACCGGCGTACATGTGCTCGACGCTCTCGGGCATGCGCTCGAGGAGGTCTCGGATGCTCTCGATCAGTCGCTCACGCGACTGGCCGGCCATGTCGGTGCGGCCGAAGCTGCCGTAGTCGAAGGCCCCGTCGTCGTGGACGACCACGTCGCCGGAGAACAGCGTGGTCTCGGAGACGAGGGAGACGTGATCGTCGGCGTGGCCGGGCGTGTAGACGACGTCGAACGCCTCGTCACCGATCTCGACTGTGTCACCGTCGTCGAGTTCGTCCGTCCGCCTCGGGTGATCCGCGTACGCGTAGACATCGGGATCGAACGCGTCGCAGACCGCCTCGAGCTGTGCGACGTGGTCACCGTGTTGGTGCGTCATGACGACGGCATCGAGTTCGTCGGTGTGGTCGCGTATTTCGTCGACGACGCCGTCCATTGCACCGGCGTCGACGAGCGTCGTCCGATCGCCGACGGCCAGATAGGCGTTGCAGGTGAACGTTTCCGCAGCCGCCGTGACGTGATGGACGTCCATAGACGGACACTCGTCGGCCGGCGGCAAAAACGGTGCCATCGATATCGAGCGGGCGACCGGTCTCGGTGATGTCGCTCATCATCATATAGCGGATTTCTTATATTCGAGGGGTGAAACACCTTCACTGAACCGTCTAGCCAACGTGATGGCTGTTTGGGAAACCCTAATAAACTGGTAACCATGGAATTTTTCAACCGGAATCCCGTAGGGAACACCGTATGGGTTTCGGGAGCTACGACGAATCCGAGCAACAGGAAGTCGACGCTGATTTTGACGACGACGATGCGGTCAAGTCGGGAGAGAACAGTCACGACGGAAGCATCGAGTTCGAAAACGGAGCGTCCAGCGACGAGTTGCTCGATCGGCTCAAGGAAATCAAAGACGAGAGCGACTGACGGATGAAGTCCGGGGCGCGAGCGCTGGGTATCGCCGAATCGTACCGCGACGATCGTGACGATTACGGCGACCGTGACGACGATCGAAGGCGAAGCACGCTCGCGGGTGCCGTCGTTCGCGCCGACCGCGTCTGTGACGGACTCGCGTACGACTCCTGTCGCGTCGGCGGCACCGACGGGACTGCTACCGTTATCGACCTGATCGACGGACTCGACCGTCCGGACGTCCGGTACGTCCTGCTCGGCGCTGTCGCTCCGGCGTGGTACAACTTCCTCGAGCTCTCGCGAATTCACGAGGCGGTCGACCGACCGGTACTCGCCGTGACGTTCGAGGCGAGCGACGGCCTCGAAACCGGTCTCCGAGATGCGTTTTCGGGAGCCGAACTCGAAGAGCGCCTCGCGACCTATCGGGCGCTGCCCGAGCGCCGGGAACTGTCGATCGACGACGATACCGTTTACGTCAGGGCCGTCGGTCTCGAGCCCGCCGAGGCGGACGACGTCGTCCGCTCGTTCACGCTCGAAGGCGGTCGACCGGAGCCGATCCGGGTCGCGCGAATGGCTGCTCGAGCGGCGGATTCCTACGCGCGATCGTTCGAGTGAGCGCGGCTTGACGGAGCAGATGTCCTGCTGTTCGTGTAACGGCCGGCATCCGCATCCCGAAAGACGTAGGAGGCGACCGCCTGAGCCAACCAGTATGGGAGAGATGGAAGACCTCTGTGTCACGGAGTGTACGCGCTGTCCGGCACTCGTCGACTCTCGCAGTCGGATCGTCAACGGAGCCGGACCCGAGGACGCCGACCTCCTCTTCGTCGGCGAAGGGCCGGGTGCCAAGGAAGACGAACAGGGCGAGCCGTTCGTCGGCCGCAGCGGGACCGTCCTGAACGACGGGCTCCGCGACGTCGGCCTCGCGCGGGGCGACGTTCGCATCAGCAACTGCGTCCGCTGTCGCCCCCCGGAGAACCGCGATCCGAAAAAGGACGAGCTCGCGAACTGTCGGGGCTACCTCGAGCAGGAGATCGACCGGCTCGATCCGGAAGTGATCGTGACGCTGGGAAAGGTGCCGAGCGAGCACCTCCTCGAGCGATCGGTCGCGGTGACCAAGGAGGCGGGCACCCTCGAGGAGGTGCGGATCGACGGCACGCCGCGGCGACTGCTGATCTGCGTCCACCCGGCCGCGACGCTGTACGACCGCAGTCAGGAGGAGACGTTCGAAAACGCGCTCCAGCGGGCGGCCGATCTCGCGGGCGTCGACGACAGCGAGGGCGGACAGTCGCGGCTCGATGGCTTTTAAGCCGGACGCCGTGAACTCGCCGGGATGGTCCGGACAACCGTAGCACAAATGTTATGCTGTACTTGTCTGTATGGAATTATTATGTCCCCGTCCGACGGTTCCCACGAGCCCCGCGATCCAGCATGGCGATACGGCATCTACACGTTCCCGATCGGACCGTTCTCGTTGGTAGCCTCCTACACTGGATTAAGCCTCTTCGTACTGGCTGCTGACAGCGAGTCGCTCGGTATGGGACTGGCCTCCTTCGCCGTGGTCTTCCTCGGCGGCTGGCTCTCCTACCTGTTCGCCGCTATCGCCGCGGTGGCGCTACTCATGGACGCGCTCACGCTTCGAGACCATCCGGCGTGGACGCCGAACCCGTGGTTCGCCGGCGGACTCGCGCTCGTTCACTTCGCCGGGGCCGTGCTGGCGGTCCCGTATCTACTCTCGGTCCCGGCGATCGGGTACTACGTGTACCGGCGGCGACAGCACATCGGCAGCGGCGACGGCGGTAGCGGGCCCGGTCCGGTCGAACCCTCGGGCGATCGACCCCTACTCGAGTCGTAGACGATTGCCCGAATGGCAATTCACTTCAACTCGCCGCACCGAGTACGTGTATGAGCACTGTTTCGTCCCCACAGGAGGAGTCCCTCGCGTCCGTCGTCATCGTCGACTACGGACTGGGGAACCTCCGCAGCGCCACCCGCGGTCTCGAGCGTGCGGGTGCCGACGTCGAGATCACCGACGATCCCGACGCCTTCGCCGCGGCCGACGGCGTCGTCCTGCCCGGCGTCGGCGCGTTTCGGGAAGGCGTCGAGAACGCCGATCCGCTTCGCGAGGACCTCCTCGAGGTGGCCGACAGCGGCACGCCCCTCTTCGGCATCTGCCTCGGGATGCAGATGCTGCTCACGACGAGCGAGGAAGGCGAAACCGACGGCGAGTCGGCCGTGCAGGGACTGGATCTGATCCCCGGAACCAACGTCCGGTTCGCCGAGGGCCAGAAGGTTCCGCACATGGGCTGGAACGAACTCGAGGTGCAGCGCGATCACCCGCTCGTCGAGGGTGTCGACGGGGACTACGCCTACTTCGTTCACTCCTACTACGCCGCCCCGGACGACGAGACCGCGACGGTCGCGACGACCGACTACGAACGCGAGTTCCCCTCGATCGTCGCGAACGAGGAGGGCACCGTCTTCGGCACGCAATTCCACCCGGAGAAGAGCGGGGAGACGGGGCTACAGATCCTGCGGAACTTCGTCGAGATCTGCGCCGAGGAGTAGCACGACCGCGAACGGCCGACGAGAGTGAGCGGAGATGGACATTCGACGGAACAACGGGTCCGTTATTCTATCGCGATCGACCACGGACCCGCAGCCTCGACCGTTACGAAGCCGATCCCGTCGACATTGAACGTCGTCTCCCCGTCGAACTGATCGAGTTCGTTGAAGACGAGTTCCGAAAAGAGACCATCTTGGGGAAGGATTTCGACGATAAAGTTCCCCCGGCCCTCGTGAGTTCCATGGGATCGTCCGAGCCCATCGAATAGATACGGACCGTCCCACGCTGATCCCTCTCCCTCGATTTCGACCGGCAGCGTCTCTGCTTCGTCCTCCGTCGCACGCGGTTGTAGTATCTCGAGTTCCCAGCTTCCGTCCGCATCGATATCCAGTACGTGAGTTCCCCGTTCTGCAAGCGCACCCGTCGCGCCGTCGTATTCACCGATTGCGTTAACGAGCAGCGTCTCGAGATCACCGTCGGTCGGTACGAGTTCGACGATGAAATTCTCATCTCCATCGTGCAGGGCTTCGACGATCGTTACACCGCCTTCGAGTTCGAATTCGTTAGTTACGGTCGCACCCGTTCCGTCGACCGTGAGCGGGTCCGGTTCCGTTTCCTGTTCGGAACTGTTCTGCTGGCTGGTACCAGCGACCGTTCCCGCGGAACCGACGATCGGAGCCACCAATCCGAGACTGGCGGCGAGATAGCGTCGTCGTCTCATGTGCTACCACCCACCAAGGAAGTACTTCAAATACCATCCGCCTTCTCGGTGAGACTCAGCCTCACTGAAGCTACGAGCGTAGGGTCGTATCGTCTCATCTCACAGCAACTCGCGCACGTCCGAGTACCACATGTCGTGGTAATCGACGTGGCCGATCCGGCGAGCGATCGCAACGGCCAGCGAGT
This portion of the Natrinema salinisoli genome encodes:
- a CDS encoding uracil-DNA glycosylase → MGEMEDLCVTECTRCPALVDSRSRIVNGAGPEDADLLFVGEGPGAKEDEQGEPFVGRSGTVLNDGLRDVGLARGDVRISNCVRCRPPENRDPKKDELANCRGYLEQEIDRLDPEVIVTLGKVPSEHLLERSVAVTKEAGTLEEVRIDGTPRRLLICVHPAATLYDRSQEETFENALQRAADLAGVDDSEGGQSRLDGF
- a CDS encoding MBL fold metallo-hydrolase, translated to MDVHHVTAAAETFTCNAYLAVGDRTTLVDAGAMDGVVDEIRDHTDELDAVVMTHQHGDHVAQLEAVCDAFDPDVYAYADHPRRTDELDDGDTVEIGDEAFDVVYTPGHADDHVSLVSETTLFSGDVVVHDDGAFDYGSFGRTDMAGQSRERLIESIRDLLERMPESVEHMYAGHGDVFHGDVRDVVTTALERAENREPKYPDD
- a CDS encoding DUF5786 family protein, coding for MGFGSYDESEQQEVDADFDDDDAVKSGENSHDGSIEFENGASSDELLDRLKEIKDESD
- a CDS encoding DUF99 family protein; its protein translation is MKSGARALGIAESYRDDRDDYGDRDDDRRRSTLAGAVVRADRVCDGLAYDSCRVGGTDGTATVIDLIDGLDRPDVRYVLLGAVAPAWYNFLELSRIHEAVDRPVLAVTFEASDGLETGLRDAFSGAELEERLATYRALPERRELSIDDDTVYVRAVGLEPAEADDVVRSFTLEGGRPEPIRVARMAARAADSYARSFE
- the hisH gene encoding imidazole glycerol phosphate synthase subunit HisH, encoding MSTVSSPQEESLASVVIVDYGLGNLRSATRGLERAGADVEITDDPDAFAAADGVVLPGVGAFREGVENADPLREDLLEVADSGTPLFGICLGMQMLLTTSEEGETDGESAVQGLDLIPGTNVRFAEGQKVPHMGWNELEVQRDHPLVEGVDGDYAYFVHSYYAAPDDETATVATTDYEREFPSIVANEEGTVFGTQFHPEKSGETGLQILRNFVEICAEE